A stretch of Mastacembelus armatus chromosome 1, fMasArm1.2, whole genome shotgun sequence DNA encodes these proteins:
- the LOC113128620 gene encoding probable G-protein coupled receptor 83: MLEDWRSLATKKRRGGEWQDGSVKALLVAAYSLIIVISLFGNTLVCHVVVKNKRTQSSTSLFIMNLAVADIFITVLNTPFTLVRFVNSTWVFGRTMCHISRFVQYCSLHVSTLTLTAIALDRRQVILHPLRPRMSPAHGAVWVAVIWIMASCFSLPHAIYQKLLTFTYSKEKQRSLCVPDFPEPSDVYWQYIDLLTFILLYMLPLLIITVSYTTVARRLWRHNAIGDATTAQHATQRRKRRRTLAMLLLVVGVFAVCWFPLNCYVVLLSSQAIHSSNALYFCFHWLAMSSTCYNPFIYCCLNPTFRQELRLLFNMCRRRRRVVAGLEPELHPAADCAPCHRTAWPDNHESSRPRRALSHQDPALSQQALTGRTDILSVEPIVAVS, translated from the exons ATGCTGGAGGACTGGCGCTCTTTGGCTACCAAGAAGCGCCGCGGAGGGGAGTGGCAGGACGGCAGCGTCAAGGCGCTGCTGGTGGCCGCCTACTCTTTGATCATCGTGATCTCCCTGTTCGGGAACACCCTGGTGTGCCATGTGGTGGTAAAAAACAAGCGCACCCAGTCCTCTACCAGTTTGTTTATTATGAACCTCGCCGTGGCAGATATCTTCATCACTGTCCTCAATACACCCTTCACCCTG GTCCGCTTTGTGAACAGCACCTGGGTTTTTGGGAGGACGATGTGTCACATCAGCCGCTTTGTACAGTACTGCTCCCTGCACGTCTCCACTCTCACGCTGACCGCTATAGCACTGGACCGACGACAG gtgATTTTACATCCTTTAAGACCCCGGATGTCCCCTGCTCATGGTGCAGTCTGGGTTGCTGTTATCTGGATAATGGCCAGCTGCTTCTCCCTCCCTCATGCAATCTACCAGAAACTCCTGACTTTCACATacag TAAGGAGAAGCAGCGTAGCTTGTGTGTCCCAGACTTCCCAGAGCCATCAGATGTCTACTGGCAGTATATTGACCTTCTGACCTTCATACTCCTCTACATGCTGCCGctcctcatcatcactgtcTCCTACACCACAGTTGCCCGCCGGCTGTGGCGCCACAATGCCATCGGTGACGCAACAACAGCCCAGCACGCCACCCAGAGAAGGAAACGCCGGCGGACATTAGCCATGTTGCTCCTGGTGGTCGGGGTGTTCGCTGTGTGTTGGTTCCCTCTTAACTGCTATGTGGTGCTGCTATCCAGCCAAGCCATCCATTCCTCCAACGCCCTTTACTTCTGCTTTCACTGGCTGGCTATGAGCTCCACCTGCTACAACCCATTCATCTACTGCTGTCTGAATCCCACTTTCCGCCAGGAGCTCCGGCTCCTCTTCAACATGTGCAGGAGGAGGCGGAGAGTGGTGGCAGGGTTGGAACCTGAGCTCCACCCTGCAGCCGACTGCGCTCCTTGTCACAGGACTGCCTGGCCCGACAACCACGAGTCCTCCAGACCAAGACGTGCTTTGTCACACCAAGATCCCGCTTTGTCACA GCAGGCCCTCACAGGGAGAACTGACATCCTCTCAGTAGAGCCCATTGTTGCTGTGAGCTGA
- the cdk2ap2 gene encoding cyclin-dependent kinase 2-associated protein 2 has protein sequence MSYKPIAPAPSGSNHTPPGSSVPSPSLPSSSNFRPAFSDFGPPSMGFVQPVKVSQGSTYSELLSVIEEMSREIRPTYAGSKSAMERLKRGIIHARALVRECLAETERSART, from the exons ATGAGTTACAAACCCATTGCTCCTGCGCCATCTGGCTCCAACCACACTCCTCCAG GCTCCTCTGTGCCTTCTCCATCTCTCCCATCGTCGTCCAACTTTAGGCCAGCTTTTAGTGACTTTGGCCCCCCCTCCATGGGGTTCGTCCAG CCTGTCAAAGTATCTCAAGGGTCCACCTACAGTGAGCTTCTGTCTGTCATTGAGGAGATGAGCCGTGAGATCAGGCCTACATACGCTGGGAGCAAGAGCGCCATGGAGAGACTAAAGAGAG GTATAATCCATGCCCGTGCGCTGGTCAGGGAGTGTCTTGCAGAGACGGAAAGGAGCGCCCGCACATAA